In one window of Hymenobacter nivis DNA:
- a CDS encoding thioredoxin family protein, whose protein sequence is MRLLALPFVALLAAGSAHAQAPAPAWTSDLAAALARAKASQQPVLVVFSGSDWCKPCMMLKQEVFDQPEFAQYAQGKFVLARFDFPRNKKNRLDPAQTKRNEDAAARLNKDGVFPAVVLLSPEGKVLARTGYRPGGATAYDAYLSQLLAKN, encoded by the coding sequence ATGCGCCTGCTTGCCCTTCCTTTTGTCGCGCTGCTGGCCGCCGGCAGCGCCCACGCGCAGGCCCCCGCCCCGGCCTGGACTTCGGACCTCGCCGCCGCCTTGGCGCGGGCCAAGGCGAGCCAACAGCCGGTACTGGTCGTGTTTTCGGGTTCCGATTGGTGTAAGCCCTGCATGATGCTCAAGCAGGAGGTATTCGACCAGCCCGAATTTGCGCAGTACGCCCAGGGCAAGTTTGTGCTGGCGCGCTTCGACTTCCCGCGCAACAAGAAAAACCGCCTCGATCCAGCCCAGACCAAGCGCAATGAGGACGCCGCCGCCCGGCTCAACAAAGACGGGGTGTTTCCGGCCGTGGTGCTGCTCTCGCCCGAGGGCAAGGTGCTGGCGCGCACCGGCTACCGCCCCGGCGGGGCCACCGCCTACGATGCGTACCTGAGCCAGCTTCTCGCCAAAAACTAA
- a CDS encoding DUF3570 domain-containing protein gives MRFLLVAGLVLALPMSALAQGTPTSNRLDGSGPPAAASAARLAPASVGETDVDFISSYYQQNGDHGAVEGGIGTQHLTDVSPTIILNVPLDSVARLTANVGFDYYASASTDRIDQVLSSPSSRDVRYHLDLGYSRTLKDKRTILGLGGGASKEYDYQSFNLAGSWTHGSRDGNRELSIGGQVYSDQVTLILPVELRTGTTGTGNQKHGSGFDNRQSYNLNIVYSQVISKRLQLAVSTELVTQRGLLSTPFHRVYFYNSAPELGTPGQLGTAKTELLPRLRTKYPVGLRLNYYATDLVQIRGFYRFYNDNFGIRAHTFELEAPVKVTPFFTLYPFYRYHTQTAATYFAPYLAHSTADEFYSSDYDLAAFTAQKLGLGFRYAPLYGLSRFKTPFGDRVAKFKSIDLRYGHYWQTTGLTANIVSVDFSFVMP, from the coding sequence ATGAGATTTTTACTGGTTGCTGGCCTTGTGCTGGCGCTGCCTATGTCAGCCCTGGCCCAGGGCACGCCCACCTCCAACCGCCTCGATGGCTCAGGCCCGCCGGCGGCAGCCTCGGCGGCGCGCCTAGCGCCCGCGTCGGTGGGCGAAACTGACGTGGACTTTATCAGCAGTTACTACCAGCAAAACGGCGACCACGGGGCCGTGGAGGGTGGCATTGGCACGCAGCACCTCACCGACGTGTCCCCGACCATCATCCTGAATGTGCCGCTCGACTCGGTGGCGCGCCTCACGGCCAACGTGGGCTTCGACTACTACGCCTCGGCCTCGACCGACCGCATCGACCAGGTGCTCTCGTCGCCGTCGTCGCGCGATGTGCGCTACCACCTCGACCTAGGCTACTCGCGCACGCTCAAGGACAAGCGCACCATCCTGGGCCTCGGCGGCGGGGCTTCCAAAGAATATGACTACCAGTCGTTTAACCTGGCCGGTTCCTGGACGCACGGCTCGCGCGACGGCAACCGTGAGCTGAGCATCGGCGGGCAGGTGTACAGCGACCAGGTGACGCTGATTTTGCCCGTGGAGCTGCGCACCGGTACCACCGGCACAGGCAACCAGAAGCACGGCTCGGGCTTTGATAACCGCCAGAGCTATAACCTGAACATCGTGTATTCGCAGGTTATCAGCAAGCGCCTGCAACTGGCCGTGAGCACCGAGCTGGTGACCCAGCGTGGACTGCTAAGCACCCCGTTTCACCGGGTGTACTTCTACAACAGCGCCCCGGAACTGGGCACGCCCGGCCAGCTGGGCACCGCCAAAACCGAGCTGCTGCCCCGCCTGCGCACCAAGTACCCCGTGGGCCTGCGCCTGAACTACTACGCCACCGACCTGGTGCAAATCCGGGGCTTCTACCGCTTCTACAACGATAATTTCGGTATCCGGGCGCACACTTTTGAGCTGGAAGCGCCGGTAAAGGTGACGCCGTTTTTCACGCTCTACCCCTTCTACCGCTACCACACCCAGACGGCCGCGACTTACTTCGCGCCCTACCTGGCCCACTCCACCGCGGACGAATTCTACTCGTCCGACTACGACCTGGCGGCCTTTACGGCCCAGAAATTGGGCCTGGGCTTCCGCTACGCCCCACTCTACGGGCTCAGCCGCTTCAAAACGCCCTTCGGGGACCGGGTGGCCAAGTTCAAATCCATCGACCTGCGCTACGGCCACTACTGGCAAACCACCGGCCTCACGGCCAACATCGTGAGTGTCGATTTCTCCTTCGTCATGCCCTAA
- a CDS encoding DUF4266 domain-containing protein: MKLSAFFRPVALGLLLAGAGALPACVSVAAYQKAYLNDEDMKLATKKVETPEVNFESYREGAGGANGGKVGGGCGCN; encoded by the coding sequence ATGAAACTCTCTGCTTTTTTCCGCCCGGTAGCCCTGGGCCTGCTGCTGGCTGGCGCCGGGGCCCTGCCCGCCTGCGTGTCGGTGGCCGCCTACCAAAAGGCCTACCTCAACGACGAGGACATGAAGCTGGCCACCAAGAAGGTCGAGACCCCGGAAGTTAACTTCGAAAGCTACCGCGAAGGCGCAGGCGGGGCCAACGGCGGCAAGGTGGGCGGTGGCTGCGGCTGTAATTAG
- a CDS encoding FAD:protein FMN transferase, producing the protein MNCLAAWQQQARAVLLVGLCAGGSLAAARAQGAPTVAAARPPRAYTRAAHLMGSHFTFTAVSSDDSLAWRALRAGMRETGRIDRLFSYWDSTSQVVKINRMAGIRPVVVDQEVYDLIARTLKISQLSGGAFDITFASGDKIYQFDKTEHASLPDSATVRNSVRRIGWQKVRLDPAVHSVYLPEKGMRINLAGILQGYGVRRASEIMKKMGIAGGLLNGSGDVYCWGKQADGSGWRIAIGDPARPQSVSSWLTVSDMAVVTAGNYEQYFTVAGKYYGHIINPHTGYPATGLRSVTIICPDVELADALDDAVFVLGPQVGLAMINRLKGVDATVITDDGQTLVSKGMQLNSYHSAAAATVAKTPVTR; encoded by the coding sequence ATGAATTGCCTGGCTGCTTGGCAGCAGCAAGCGCGGGCCGTGCTGCTGGTGGGGCTGTGCGCGGGCGGCAGCCTGGCGGCGGCCCGCGCCCAGGGGGCCCCCACGGTGGCCGCCGCCCGCCCGCCGCGCGCCTACACCCGCGCGGCGCACCTGATGGGCTCGCACTTCACCTTCACGGCCGTATCCAGCGACGACTCGCTGGCCTGGCGGGCCCTGCGCGCCGGCATGCGCGAAACCGGGCGTATCGACCGCCTTTTTTCCTATTGGGATTCGACCTCGCAAGTGGTGAAAATTAACCGAATGGCGGGCATCCGGCCGGTGGTGGTGGACCAGGAGGTGTACGACCTTATCGCGCGGACGCTCAAAATCTCGCAGCTCAGCGGCGGGGCTTTCGACATTACGTTTGCCAGCGGCGACAAGATCTATCAGTTTGATAAAACGGAGCACGCCAGCCTGCCCGATTCGGCCACGGTGCGCAATTCGGTGCGGCGCATTGGCTGGCAGAAGGTGCGGCTCGACCCGGCCGTGCATTCGGTGTACTTGCCCGAAAAAGGGATGCGGATCAATCTGGCCGGCATTCTGCAAGGCTACGGCGTGCGGCGGGCTTCAGAAATTATGAAAAAAATGGGCATCGCCGGGGGCCTCCTCAACGGCTCGGGCGACGTGTACTGCTGGGGCAAGCAGGCCGACGGCAGCGGCTGGCGCATTGCCATCGGCGACCCGGCCCGGCCCCAGAGCGTGTCCTCCTGGCTGACGGTCAGCGATATGGCCGTGGTCACGGCCGGTAACTACGAGCAGTATTTCACGGTGGCCGGCAAATACTACGGCCACATCATCAACCCGCACACCGGCTACCCGGCCACGGGCCTGCGCTCGGTCACCATCATTTGCCCCGACGTGGAGCTGGCCGACGCCCTCGACGACGCCGTGTTTGTGCTGGGGCCCCAGGTAGGCCTGGCGATGATAAACCGCCTCAAGGGCGTGGACGCCACCGTGATTACCGACGACGGCCAAACGCTGGTTTCTAAGGGCATGCAACTTAACTCGTACCACAGCGCCGCCGCGGCGACCGTTGCCAAAACCCCCGTTACCCGATGA
- a CDS encoding Rieske (2Fe-2S) protein, producing MPDPAGMNRQNFLQLFGLGAAGLLASACLSGCSSAGSDPAPTAATGVDFAVDLTAVTSTPLNDAGVGYIYGANRAVIVAKTTAGTYVAFQAPCPHQGTSVYFDQAAAHFICPNHNAVFNLSGGIISGPVSSGLKQYAVVQTGTSLHVTG from the coding sequence ATGCCCGACCCAGCAGGAATGAATCGCCAGAATTTTTTGCAACTCTTTGGCCTGGGAGCCGCCGGCTTGCTGGCCTCGGCGTGCCTGAGCGGGTGCAGCAGCGCCGGCAGCGACCCTGCGCCGACCGCCGCCACTGGCGTCGACTTCGCGGTGGACCTCACGGCCGTGACCAGCACCCCGCTCAACGATGCCGGCGTGGGCTATATCTACGGGGCCAACCGGGCCGTCATCGTGGCCAAAACCACGGCGGGTACCTACGTGGCCTTCCAGGCGCCGTGCCCGCATCAGGGCACCAGCGTGTACTTTGACCAAGCGGCAGCGCACTTCATTTGCCCCAACCATAACGCGGTGTTCAACCTGAGCGGGGGCATTATTAGCGGCCCAGTGTCGTCGGGGCTCAAGCAGTACGCCGTGGTGCAAACGGGCACCAGCCTGCACGTAACCGGCTAG